One Opitutales bacterium genomic window carries:
- a CDS encoding histidine phosphatase family protein: MRHGEAGHASQDAMRALTDAGRQEVETAVQAVTERFKLGSSAHLISSPYERARQTAAIWHRELGLRGEVEVDENTTPEGNAIRFSRRMKEQSNTWILCSHFPFVPELASFLLTGRKDGIYLTIHTGCALLLEPTGELGAPGSYRLSAQI; encoded by the coding sequence ATGCGTCATGGCGAGGCAGGACACGCCAGTCAGGACGCGATGCGTGCATTGACGGATGCCGGAAGACAGGAAGTGGAAACGGCTGTCCAGGCGGTTACAGAGAGATTTAAGCTTGGCAGCAGTGCGCACCTAATTTCCAGCCCCTATGAACGAGCGAGACAGACTGCCGCGATTTGGCATCGGGAGCTCGGATTACGAGGCGAAGTGGAGGTCGATGAAAATACCACGCCCGAGGGTAATGCGATCCGATTTAGCCGTCGCATGAAAGAACAGAGTAACACCTGGATCTTGTGCTCACATTTTCCCTTTGTTCCTGAGCTAGCTTCTTTTCTTCTCACTGGTCGAAAGGATGGCATTTACCTGACCATCCACACCGGTTGCGCTCTGCTGCTAGAACCGACCGGTGAACTCGGTGCGCCGGGGAGCTATCGATTGAGCGCTCAGATCTAA